A region from the Candidatus Electrothrix scaldis genome encodes:
- a CDS encoding histidine kinase dimerization/phosphoacceptor domain -containing protein, whose product MKTWHWPYEPLHALLESLGSFAAITLSLFILIMRRNRKLDRKYLWIASTLMGIGVLDLFHASMHPGNVFIWLHCLAIMLGGPTLALVLLPEHLADAPGSRFLPCATGLSSVFVGTFSFFFPECLPLMLEKEEFTLLADGMNAIGVIGFLLAWFHFCLRDVGEKFRNEKILLANFSLLFAVSALLFDFSTLWGPSWWLMHVVRLIAYLVLLQFFLKIYSQDIGYIRHNQAELKQRTEQLERTQRHLSDIIEYSPTAITLKDVTGKFIVVNRKFSDLFAYSQEELIGKTVVDLFPADAARDQQGEDEKVLQLGEPTEVEEKYCYLTSQKSCHIAKETTTFIVDRFPLRGADNAIYGVGSVMTDISERKRIETERKKLLSENVGRIKELHCLYGLSRLAEQSDSALVDILRDMVELIASSWQYAGYAGSRIIIDDLEAVSERFEETQWIQEAPVVLDGEIRGRVQVCYNKEFPEAYEGPFQKAERHLINEISVRLGNIVQKKNADLELRKAYEFTTKIIEEFPVGLSVYNREGKCIANNSCMKKITGFSQDQQLCGNYNEFDYWQETGLCKAAEQSVAENSNICHNFKMEAESGKKNFFKGVFVPFSLHDEQRLLLMIEDVTERKEAEAELKSALLEKESLLKEIHHRVKNNMQIVASLMFLQSQMVENKEAFDILQESQDRIRSMGLVHELLYQSGSLSRVPFKEYLETLISSLQQSYATHDALFEMEAEAIDLPVDTAVPCGLIVNELITNSFKHAFKEKKGPGSEDILIIRLSKEGDVCELSVTDNGPGFSADYDWGSSSTLGLNLIRTLSNQLDAELKFEYQDGLTCLLRFSA is encoded by the coding sequence TTGAAGACATGGCATTGGCCCTATGAGCCTCTCCATGCCCTTCTTGAGTCGCTTGGTTCCTTTGCCGCTATAACGCTCTCTCTCTTTATTCTGATCATGAGACGCAACCGGAAGCTCGACCGGAAGTATCTCTGGATTGCCAGTACGCTCATGGGAATAGGGGTACTTGATCTCTTTCATGCTAGCATGCACCCGGGAAACGTTTTTATCTGGCTTCATTGTCTTGCAATAATGCTTGGTGGTCCGACCCTTGCTTTGGTTTTGCTCCCAGAACATCTGGCAGACGCTCCTGGTTCGCGTTTCTTACCCTGTGCAACAGGGCTCAGCAGTGTTTTTGTTGGAACATTCTCCTTTTTCTTCCCCGAATGTCTCCCTCTCATGCTGGAAAAAGAAGAATTTACCCTGCTTGCTGACGGCATGAATGCAATAGGAGTGATTGGTTTTCTTCTTGCATGGTTTCATTTTTGTTTACGCGATGTTGGAGAAAAATTTCGCAATGAAAAGATTTTGTTGGCAAATTTTAGCCTGCTCTTTGCTGTGTCAGCCCTTTTGTTCGATTTTTCTACCTTATGGGGTCCGTCCTGGTGGCTGATGCATGTTGTTCGACTGATCGCTTATTTAGTGCTCCTTCAATTTTTCTTGAAAATTTATAGCCAAGATATCGGATATATCCGGCATAATCAAGCTGAGTTAAAACAACGCACTGAACAACTGGAGCGCACTCAAAGACATCTGAGTGATATTATCGAATACTCTCCCACCGCAATTACTTTGAAGGATGTCACGGGGAAGTTTATTGTCGTTAACCGAAAATTCAGTGACCTCTTTGCCTATTCCCAGGAAGAGCTTATCGGCAAAACAGTGGTCGACCTCTTTCCTGCTGATGCTGCACGAGATCAGCAGGGTGAGGATGAAAAAGTCCTTCAGCTGGGGGAACCAACAGAGGTTGAGGAAAAATATTGTTATCTCACCAGCCAAAAATCCTGCCATATTGCAAAAGAAACAACGACCTTTATTGTCGATCGTTTTCCTCTTAGAGGCGCAGATAATGCAATTTACGGGGTGGGAAGTGTCATGACTGATATTTCCGAGCGTAAGCGGATCGAAACGGAAAGAAAAAAACTTTTATCCGAGAATGTCGGACGTATCAAAGAATTGCACTGTCTTTACGGCCTTTCCCGTCTGGCTGAACAGTCTGATTCTGCGCTCGTGGACATTCTCAGGGACATGGTGGAACTTATAGCTTCTTCGTGGCAATACGCAGGCTATGCTGGCTCTCGCATTATTATTGATGATTTGGAAGCAGTCAGTGAACGATTTGAAGAGACGCAGTGGATTCAGGAAGCCCCGGTGGTTCTTGATGGGGAAATTCGGGGGCGGGTGCAGGTCTGTTATAATAAGGAATTCCCTGAAGCCTATGAAGGACCCTTTCAGAAAGCGGAGCGGCACCTGATTAATGAAATTTCAGTCCGACTCGGTAATATTGTTCAGAAAAAAAATGCAGATCTTGAGCTGAGAAAAGCGTATGAGTTTACGACAAAAATAATCGAAGAGTTTCCTGTAGGGCTTTCCGTGTACAACCGGGAAGGAAAGTGTATTGCGAATAATAGCTGCATGAAAAAAATTACCGGTTTTTCTCAAGATCAGCAGCTTTGCGGAAATTATAATGAATTTGATTATTGGCAGGAAACAGGTCTTTGCAAGGCGGCAGAACAGAGTGTTGCAGAAAACAGTAATATATGCCATAATTTCAAGATGGAAGCTGAATCTGGTAAGAAAAATTTTTTCAAAGGAGTCTTTGTTCCCTTTAGCCTCCATGATGAACAACGTCTCCTGTTGATGATAGAAGACGTGACCGAGCGAAAGGAGGCAGAGGCTGAACTGAAATCAGCCCTGCTTGAAAAGGAATCCCTGCTCAAGGAGATTCACCATCGGGTCAAGAACAACATGCAGATCGTAGCCAGCCTTATGTTTCTGCAATCCCAGATGGTGGAAAATAAAGAGGCTTTTGATATTCTTCAGGAAAGTCAGGATAGGATACGAAGCATGGGCTTGGTGCATGAGTTGCTCTATCAGTCAGGGAGTCTTTCCAGGGTTCCATTTAAAGAATATCTTGAGACCTTGATCTCCTCTTTGCAACAATCCTATGCGACGCATGATGCCTTATTTGAAATGGAGGCAGAAGCCATTGACCTTCCGGTCGATACTGCGGTCCCATGTGGTTTGATTGTTAATGAGCTTATTACGAATAGCTTTAAGCACGCTTTTAAAGAAAAAAAGGGGCCTGGTTCAGAGGATATCCTGATCATTCGTTTGAGTAAAGAAGGAGATGTGTGCGAGCTCTCTGTTACTGATAATGGCCCAGGGTTTTCTGCGGATTATGACTGGGGCTCTTCCAGCACCCTTGGTTTAAATCTTATTCGTACCCTGTCAAACCAATTGGATGCAGAATTGAAATTTGAATATCAGGACGGCTTGACCTGCCTATTGCGTTTTTCCGCTTGA
- a CDS encoding chloride channel protein, translated as MYNKLKGFMPGENTVVIVTAAVIGILAGGVIIVFRESVELVHELIFKHGHELLGINEVGGWQELFKEGGWRRLLLPLIPMFGMVLLIPLSMFFPGDVNGYGFTKFLRKVNLENGVINARNIFIKIAATAITIGSGNSAGVEGPTAQIGGALGSQFGQRLRVSGARMKVYIAAGSAGAIAGIFNAPLAGIFFAAEIILLGTYKISSFSALVVASAMSTVVSRAYYGKVAAFPIPDYHMVNPLVEIPLYAVMAVLIGLLAVAHIRFFYFVRDKFEAVRLNKYMKPIIGAFLVGSIGIVFPQVMGDGYEYIEQVLAGDGVVWVMLALIALKSISTAITLGSGGAGGIFAPALFIGAVIGGAFGGIVHSVLPNFTATPGAYATIGIGAFLAASTHAPMTAIFLLVEMTGNYIIIVPVMLTAIVGTVTANKFYTDSIDTVDFTRDGINIHEGREVAILKSIRVGKAISEDVDFISETANINNLLDLFAIAKDSFYFPVVDHEGKMVGIVSMQDVKTILHDEQQRCCHLVGAICSRDVITLTPDHNLFDAMQLFDVKGLEEIPVVETMEEQWVVGKLKRRDVISVYNHEVLKRGISEKAEDIRLLCSSS; from the coding sequence ATGTATAATAAACTAAAAGGCTTTATGCCGGGTGAGAACACAGTAGTTATTGTTACGGCGGCTGTCATAGGTATCTTGGCCGGTGGTGTAATTATTGTTTTCAGGGAATCGGTTGAATTGGTTCATGAGCTTATCTTTAAGCACGGCCATGAATTGCTTGGTATTAACGAAGTGGGAGGTTGGCAAGAGCTGTTTAAAGAAGGCGGCTGGCGAAGGCTGCTTCTGCCTCTGATCCCTATGTTCGGTATGGTTTTGCTTATACCTCTTTCCATGTTTTTTCCTGGAGATGTGAACGGATACGGGTTCACCAAATTTCTTCGTAAGGTTAACCTGGAAAACGGGGTGATTAATGCCCGAAATATCTTTATAAAGATCGCAGCTACCGCTATCACTATCGGTTCAGGTAATTCTGCTGGCGTGGAGGGCCCCACTGCCCAGATCGGCGGGGCCCTTGGTTCTCAGTTCGGGCAGAGACTCAGGGTTTCCGGGGCTCGGATGAAGGTCTATATAGCCGCAGGCAGTGCAGGAGCGATTGCAGGAATTTTTAACGCGCCTTTAGCTGGTATTTTCTTTGCCGCAGAAATTATTCTGCTCGGAACCTATAAGATCTCTTCCTTTTCCGCCTTGGTTGTTGCCTCTGCAATGTCCACCGTGGTTTCGCGAGCCTATTACGGTAAGGTGGCTGCTTTTCCCATACCGGATTATCACATGGTGAACCCACTGGTGGAAATCCCCTTATATGCTGTCATGGCCGTGCTGATCGGCCTGCTTGCTGTCGCTCATATCCGTTTTTTCTACTTTGTCCGGGATAAGTTTGAGGCTGTTCGGCTGAACAAGTATATGAAGCCTATTATAGGGGCTTTTCTCGTCGGGAGTATCGGTATTGTTTTTCCCCAGGTTATGGGAGATGGTTATGAGTATATTGAACAGGTCCTGGCTGGTGATGGCGTTGTCTGGGTTATGCTGGCTCTGATAGCCCTGAAGTCAATCTCTACCGCCATAACTCTTGGTTCTGGTGGCGCTGGAGGTATCTTTGCTCCAGCCTTGTTTATCGGGGCGGTCATCGGTGGTGCCTTTGGGGGGATTGTTCACAGTGTTTTGCCGAATTTTACCGCCACGCCAGGGGCTTATGCTACGATTGGTATCGGAGCCTTCTTAGCTGCTTCGACCCATGCCCCCATGACCGCTATCTTTCTCCTTGTTGAGATGACAGGGAATTATATCATTATTGTGCCGGTTATGCTGACCGCCATCGTGGGGACTGTAACGGCGAATAAATTTTATACCGATTCCATTGATACGGTTGATTTTACCCGGGACGGGATTAATATCCATGAGGGGAGGGAAGTGGCGATCCTGAAGTCTATACGTGTCGGCAAGGCGATCAGTGAGGATGTAGATTTTATCAGCGAGACCGCCAATATCAATAATTTGTTAGATCTCTTTGCCATTGCTAAGGACTCCTTCTACTTTCCTGTTGTGGATCATGAGGGCAAGATGGTTGGTATTGTTTCCATGCAGGATGTGAAAACCATCCTCCATGATGAGCAACAGCGCTGTTGCCACTTAGTTGGTGCCATTTGCAGCCGAGATGTCATTACCCTGACCCCGGATCACAATCTTTTTGATGCCATGCAGCTTTTTGATGTCAAAGGCTTAGAGGAAATCCCGGTAGTGGAAACGATGGAGGAACAGTGGGTGGTTGGAAAACTCAAGCGTCGGGATGTTATCTCTGTGTATAATCATGAAGTACTGAAGCGGGGTATCAGTGAAAAGGCTGAGGATATTCGCCTGCTTTGTTCATCATCCTGA
- a CDS encoding MASE3 domain-containing protein: protein MIPTESKSFHLAPGFVLMSGLSIILFFISRYSFLLFHSLVELFTIFVAVLMFVVTWYTYAFSRNHFLMYLGCGYLWIALLDLLHTFIYKGMTMFPGVVGANPATQFWIAGRYLEALLLITAPLFLTRSLNRRYTLCLFSPVSLLLAFVILQGFFPVAYQEGIGLTPFKVCSEYIIVTLMASAIYLLFHRRALIPARIYSILLAGITLTICSDLTFTFYVGVNDLTNFIGHIFKLYSFWLIYEAIIHTTLNEPFTVLALNTTTYNAIPQATVLLDQEGKLRQANKAACQEAGLEETELVGKDCHALFHPVYLDKDSCPVCQALQAGQILDPTDLMLGDERGWRKFTLSPLGSEGKGKGKGKGKGKGVVQVSTNINQRKKAEEDLQATLLSLDQTVAERTRELQAKVAELEQTRDQLVASEKMASLGRLVAGFAHEINTPIGIAVGAASQLEDAANEIKRMLESEEIDEKDLKELLEIIAEGAGLTLANLRRAAELVQRFKRSSIDRASEKLRYFRVRELIDDVLVSLHNNLKKTQIAVSVDCPEELRIISVPGLIEQVLVNLIQNSLIHGFANGTQKGKIQISCSTRDNFHLEYHDNGRGMSADTLEHLFEPFYTTTRGTGSGLGMYISYNLIHHHHGTFYCESEPGQGVWFALDLPLSTMEDLEQAAMSN from the coding sequence ATGATCCCCACGGAATCGAAGAGCTTCCATCTTGCTCCGGGCTTTGTCCTAATGTCCGGCCTCAGTATTATTTTATTCTTCATCAGCCGCTACAGCTTCCTCCTTTTTCATTCCTTGGTGGAACTTTTTACCATTTTTGTAGCCGTTCTCATGTTCGTGGTGACCTGGTACACCTATGCCTTTTCCAGAAATCATTTTTTGATGTATCTGGGCTGCGGATATCTCTGGATTGCCTTGCTGGATCTCCTACATACCTTTATCTATAAAGGGATGACCATGTTTCCAGGAGTTGTAGGAGCTAACCCGGCAACGCAGTTTTGGATTGCTGGTCGTTATCTGGAAGCTCTGCTCCTGATTACTGCCCCACTCTTTCTGACCCGCTCCTTGAATCGTCGCTATACCCTGTGCCTCTTCTCCCCTGTGAGCCTGCTGCTGGCCTTTGTTATTTTGCAGGGATTTTTTCCTGTGGCTTATCAGGAAGGCATAGGCCTGACCCCTTTTAAGGTATGTAGTGAATATATTATCGTCACCCTCATGGCAAGTGCGATCTACCTGCTTTTTCACAGAAGGGCCTTAATCCCTGCCCGAATTTACTCTATTCTGCTTGCAGGTATTACTCTGACCATATGCTCTGATTTGACCTTTACCTTTTATGTCGGGGTCAATGACCTTACAAATTTCATCGGCCATATTTTCAAGCTCTATTCTTTCTGGCTGATTTACGAGGCCATTATTCACACAACTTTGAACGAGCCCTTTACTGTACTAGCCCTCAACACAACAACCTATAACGCCATACCCCAGGCAACAGTACTCCTTGATCAGGAAGGCAAGCTTCGACAGGCCAATAAGGCCGCCTGCCAGGAAGCAGGCCTGGAAGAAACAGAGCTTGTTGGCAAGGATTGCCATGCCTTGTTTCATCCTGTGTACCTGGACAAGGATTCCTGCCCGGTCTGTCAGGCCCTCCAAGCTGGTCAGATATTAGATCCTACCGACTTAATGCTGGGTGATGAACGGGGATGGCGAAAATTCACCCTCAGTCCTCTAGGGTCAGAAGGCAAAGGGAAAGGCAAAGGGAAAGGCAAAGGCAAAGGCGTTGTGCAGGTCAGTACGAATATAAATCAGCGCAAAAAAGCTGAGGAAGACTTGCAGGCAACGCTCCTCAGTCTCGACCAGACTGTGGCAGAACGTACCAGGGAGCTCCAGGCCAAGGTTGCAGAACTTGAGCAGACCCGTGATCAATTGGTGGCCAGCGAAAAAATGGCCTCTCTAGGTCGTCTTGTTGCCGGATTTGCTCATGAAATAAACACCCCTATCGGCATTGCCGTTGGGGCGGCATCCCAGCTGGAAGATGCGGCAAATGAAATCAAACGGATGCTGGAATCGGAAGAAATCGACGAAAAAGACCTGAAAGAGCTTCTTGAAATTATTGCAGAGGGAGCCGGGTTAACCTTGGCCAATCTTCGTCGGGCGGCGGAACTGGTGCAACGCTTTAAGCGCTCATCCATAGACCGTGCCTCGGAAAAACTTCGTTATTTTCGGGTACGGGAGCTGATAGATGATGTCCTTGTCAGCCTCCATAATAACCTGAAGAAAACGCAGATTGCAGTGAGCGTAGACTGCCCGGAAGAATTACGCATCATCAGTGTGCCGGGCCTGATAGAGCAAGTTCTGGTTAATCTGATTCAAAACAGCTTGATTCATGGCTTTGCAAACGGAACCCAAAAAGGAAAAATCCAAATCAGCTGCTCAACCAGAGACAACTTCCATCTGGAGTATCACGATAATGGCCGGGGTATGAGTGCAGATACCCTGGAGCATCTTTTTGAACCCTTTTATACGACCACACGGGGGACCGGAAGCGGGCTCGGGATGTATATCAGCTACAACCTGATTCATCATCATCACGGCACCTTCTACTGCGAAAGTGAACCGGGGCAAGGGGTCTGGTTTGCCTTGGATCTCCCCCTGAGCACTATGGAAGATCTTGAGCAGGCCGCTATGTCTAATTAG
- a CDS encoding RNase adapter RapZ → MKLTLFSFGFKHGYPEANIVWDVRFLPNPYWEEHLRDHTGQEAQVSDYVLGNPTGQEFLEHLSHLISLTVRKHKSRRREELRCAIGCTGGRHRSVAVTEYLRNILSQCLESKDELVVSHRDIDKE, encoded by the coding sequence ATGAAACTCACTCTTTTTTCCTTTGGCTTTAAACATGGCTACCCAGAGGCCAATATAGTCTGGGATGTGCGGTTTCTCCCTAATCCCTACTGGGAGGAGCATCTGCGGGATCATACAGGTCAGGAAGCACAGGTATCGGACTATGTCTTGGGGAATCCCACAGGTCAGGAATTTTTAGAACATCTTTCTCATCTCATTTCCTTGACCGTACGCAAGCATAAATCAAGGCGGCGGGAAGAATTGCGGTGTGCGATCGGTTGTACTGGTGGGCGCCATCGCTCTGTTGCTGTGACAGAATACCTGCGCAATATCTTATCGCAATGCCTTGAGAGTAAAGATGAGCTGGTCGTATCTCACCGTGATATAGATAAAGAATAA
- a CDS encoding response regulator, producing the protein MNDDKEKAVRILVVEDEAIIGMELQARLVRHGYDVPLVVDTGLKAIDKAGDLQPELILMDILLKGEMDGIEAAEEIRNKYAIPIVFLTANTDKTTFERAKKSAPLGYIQKPFQENVLFSTIEIALYKGRTEKELDLYRHHLEDMVREKTNDLIRINQELVIAKEAAEAANEAKTEFLTNMSHEICTPLNIILGNIRLALDTSLSQDQEQFLADAYQSSDSLMHILNDILDISKMEAGQLTLENKPFELRSAIQQMTKPFLLRSKQKGLEFTCEINESVPDKLLGDMKRIEQILSKILDNAIKFTDTGVVNFTLKLSSRNEKGALIEFCVADTGQGIQEAFKSQVFNGFAQADTSMTRRFGGVGLGLTVCERLVKLLGGKIWFETEVAHGSTFCFSLYLKRQQSQVSKECSGENDPEKKLGVNLHILLVEDNLFNQQLIKTIFEGNGHKVTVAADGLQCLKLLTDNEYSVIVMDIQMPVMDGIDATKYIRACERGEIFSGHQYEEELSALRAHIQGKYTPIVALTAHAMSEDRQKCLHAGMDDYLTKPFRPDKDFSVIKRVAR; encoded by the coding sequence ATGAATGATGATAAGGAAAAGGCTGTACGGATACTGGTAGTTGAAGATGAGGCTATTATCGGCATGGAGCTTCAGGCCAGATTGGTGCGACATGGGTACGATGTCCCGCTGGTGGTGGATACCGGTCTGAAAGCCATTGATAAGGCTGGCGATCTGCAGCCGGAGCTTATCCTTATGGATATTTTGCTTAAAGGGGAAATGGACGGTATAGAAGCAGCAGAGGAGATTCGTAATAAGTATGCTATTCCGATTGTCTTCCTCACCGCTAACACGGACAAAACAACCTTTGAGCGCGCAAAAAAATCAGCACCTCTGGGCTATATCCAGAAGCCCTTTCAGGAAAATGTGCTCTTTTCCACCATAGAAATTGCCTTGTATAAGGGAAGAACCGAGAAGGAGCTGGATCTCTACAGGCATCATCTGGAGGATATGGTCAGAGAAAAAACCAATGATCTGATCCGGATTAACCAGGAGCTTGTCATTGCTAAAGAGGCGGCTGAGGCGGCAAACGAGGCTAAAACAGAATTCCTGACCAATATGAGTCATGAGATCTGCACGCCGCTGAATATTATTTTGGGGAATATCCGTCTTGCCTTAGACACCTCTCTTTCGCAGGATCAGGAGCAATTTCTTGCTGATGCCTATCAGTCTTCAGATTCCCTGATGCATATCCTTAATGATATTCTTGATATATCCAAGATGGAGGCCGGGCAGCTCACCTTGGAGAATAAACCTTTTGAACTGCGCTCGGCAATTCAGCAGATGACGAAGCCTTTTCTCCTGCGCAGCAAACAAAAGGGCCTGGAATTCACCTGCGAGATTAACGAATCGGTGCCTGATAAGCTGCTTGGTGATATGAAACGGATTGAGCAAATCCTTAGTAAAATTCTTGATAATGCTATTAAATTCACAGATACAGGTGTGGTAAATTTTACACTGAAGCTGTCTTCCCGTAATGAGAAAGGTGCCTTGATCGAATTTTGCGTGGCAGATACTGGCCAGGGAATCCAAGAGGCGTTTAAAAGCCAGGTCTTTAACGGTTTTGCCCAGGCTGATACCAGCATGACAAGGCGTTTTGGTGGCGTAGGGTTGGGGCTGACAGTTTGTGAGAGGTTAGTTAAATTACTTGGTGGCAAAATATGGTTTGAAACAGAGGTAGCTCATGGGAGTACCTTTTGTTTTTCCTTATATTTGAAGCGACAGCAAAGCCAGGTAAGCAAGGAATGCTCTGGCGAGAATGATCCAGAGAAAAAATTGGGTGTCAATCTTCATATACTTTTGGTTGAGGACAACCTTTTTAACCAGCAGCTGATCAAAACCATTTTTGAAGGTAACGGGCATAAGGTGACTGTGGCTGCTGATGGTTTGCAGTGCTTGAAATTATTAACGGATAATGAGTACTCCGTCATTGTTATGGATATTCAGATGCCTGTTATGGATGGCATAGACGCAACAAAATATATACGGGCATGTGAACGGGGTGAGATATTCAGCGGGCATCAATATGAGGAAGAGCTGAGCGCGTTGCGTGCTCACATTCAGGGGAAATATACACCTATTGTGGCTCTCACAGCTCATGCCATGTCTGAGGATAGGCAAAAATGCCTGCACGCGGGTATGGATGATTATCTGACCAAGCCCTTCCGACCGGATAAGGATTTTTCTGTGATAAAGCGGGTTGCGCGTTAG
- a CDS encoding AarF/ABC1/UbiB kinase family protein, which translates to MVSIRRLGAINRTYRHLTRYRQILRILFKYGFHDLVDYLHIDHYLETGLQMINRTPREQIFRYSRPERLRMGLEELGPTFIKLGQLLSSRPDFISPDYLEELRKLQDNVPPFSYQEVQQIFQEDQGKDPQEIFSYFSTTPLAAASIGQVHLARISSKTLNTAGSQQYSSSVLERDVVVKVQRPGLENIISVDLEILSQIAKLMEDHFEEVQGHQPTVIVEEFALSLSQEIDFTIELSNIHHFSLLLSDNPNIHVPEVFPDLSTERILVMERVKGIKASHVSELKNQGYDLPLIAERGANLVMEQIFVHGFFHADPHPGNLFILPGNIICFIDFGQMGRLLLKDRENFTDFIISITSGNEYEVVSGILKMTIQKGEVDHDRLALDISDLVSRYMHLSIGELELEKVHLELLKLLSKHRLFLKPNLYLMFKALATVEGVGMMLAPELEILTLAQPFMKKIKLNRVHPRRLVDDFATTGYQYLSLIRDLPGETRSILTQLRQGRMKIEFKHRGLLPLERALYRVSNRIAFAIVLAAQIVGSSLIVLSGIKPHWHDIPVIGLAGFLIAGIMGFWLLISILRRGKL; encoded by the coding sequence ATGGTGAGTATCAGGAGACTGGGTGCTATCAACCGTACCTACCGACACCTTACCCGATACCGGCAGATTCTGCGGATTCTGTTTAAATACGGTTTTCACGATTTGGTCGATTATTTGCATATTGATCATTATCTGGAAACTGGCTTACAGATGATCAACCGCACCCCCCGTGAGCAGATTTTCCGCTATTCCCGACCGGAACGTCTGCGCATGGGGCTGGAGGAATTGGGGCCGACCTTTATTAAACTGGGGCAGCTGCTCTCCAGTCGTCCTGATTTTATTTCACCGGATTATCTTGAAGAACTGAGAAAACTTCAGGATAATGTTCCCCCTTTTTCCTATCAGGAAGTACAGCAGATTTTTCAGGAGGATCAGGGGAAAGATCCCCAGGAAATTTTTTCCTATTTTTCCACTACGCCGCTTGCTGCCGCCTCCATAGGGCAGGTACATCTCGCCCGCATATCTTCGAAGACCCTGAACACAGCAGGATCTCAGCAATATTCTTCAAGCGTTTTAGAACGGGATGTGGTTGTCAAGGTGCAGCGGCCCGGTCTGGAGAATATCATTTCGGTTGACCTGGAGATTCTCTCGCAAATCGCGAAGTTAATGGAGGATCATTTTGAAGAGGTGCAAGGACATCAACCTACAGTTATTGTGGAGGAATTTGCCCTTAGTCTCTCGCAGGAGATTGATTTTACCATTGAACTCTCCAATATTCATCATTTCTCTCTTCTGCTCTCCGACAATCCGAACATTCATGTTCCTGAAGTTTTTCCTGATCTGTCGACAGAGCGCATTCTGGTGATGGAGCGGGTCAAGGGCATCAAGGCCTCCCATGTCTCAGAATTGAAAAATCAGGGCTACGATCTCCCTCTTATTGCGGAGCGAGGGGCGAACCTGGTGATGGAGCAGATCTTTGTGCATGGCTTTTTTCATGCTGATCCTCATCCGGGCAATCTCTTTATTTTACCGGGCAACATCATCTGCTTTATTGATTTCGGTCAGATGGGCAGATTGCTTCTCAAAGATCGGGAGAATTTTACAGATTTTATTATCAGTATCACCTCCGGCAATGAATATGAGGTGGTCAGCGGCATCCTCAAAATGACGATCCAGAAAGGTGAGGTGGATCATGACAGACTGGCTTTGGATATAAGTGACTTAGTCAGCCGCTACATGCATCTTTCCATTGGTGAGCTTGAGTTGGAAAAAGTACATCTTGAACTGCTGAAGCTGCTGAGTAAGCATCGCCTTTTTCTCAAACCGAATCTTTATCTGATGTTTAAGGCCCTGGCAACGGTGGAAGGTGTCGGGATGATGCTGGCTCCTGAGCTTGAGATTTTGACCCTTGCCCAACCTTTTATGAAAAAGATCAAGTTGAACAGGGTCCATCCGCGTCGTCTGGTTGATGATTTTGCCACAACCGGGTACCAGTATCTCAGCTTGATCCGTGACCTCCCTGGCGAAACCCGGAGTATCCTGACGCAGCTCCGCCAGGGCAGGATGAAAATAGAATTCAAGCACCGGGGGCTCCTTCCCTTGGAACGCGCTCTGTACCGGGTTTCCAATCGCATTGCCTTTGCCATAGTCCTTGCTGCCCAAATCGTTGGCTCTTCCCTGATTGTTCTTTCCGGCATCAAGCCGCATTGGCATGATATTCCTGTGATAGGATTAGCTGGATTTCTCATAGCCGGGATCATGGGCTTCTGGCTCCTGATTTCTATCCTAAGGAGGGGAAAACTGTGA